A region of uncultured Carboxylicivirga sp. DNA encodes the following proteins:
- a CDS encoding strawberry notch family protein, with protein sequence MKSDIKIEKNSISVKFTIIPPSHISSRLIELGFRTRDNKVFVRTQKLAQNEHEYLQGMFGHKGLGMAYIPTAEKGFILDTTVPDSMGHEMHIAIRKIKKNIGMPLFDYVARKLDYDNDELVKSLSCEQIDAVSLAIYNIEKRNQGIIVGDQTGIGKGRTAAALIRYGVKSGLQPIFLSEKPNLFTDLYRDLSDIGSSSLVPFIVNAKESKTNIKDKNGEVIYTAPEKPTQERIIKSQSVPHSYNFVCATYSQFNQPKKPAKQQLLTSVSNGNIIIMDEAHNASGSSNTGEFMQDVLRQTKGVCFLSATFAKRPDNMPIYAQKTSMSDANMSKEDLVEAITKGGVALQEVLAAQLVSEGQMIRRERSFEGVEVNYIELKEKAKEQADIADKVTSIIRDIIGFQEKYINKQVKELDGIAAAESKEVATRKGTEKAGVDNIPYFSKVFNVINQLLFSLNAADVADHAIMRLKEGKKPIIAFASTMGSFLEGMAKPDDVINGDFSTVLEKGLDSVLRYTEKDIDGESEGKTFNVSDLSEEAQYAYRDILKRIEQASTGITISPLDLIIQKIKEAGYTVGEVTGRKLCVQYNSTKKNNTTALVLSRKKENTSDLFRQYNDNELDCLLINQSGSTGASAHAIVTDKVAAKDVKQRVMVILQPELNINTEIQKRGRINRTGQIMKPIYDYIISSIPAQKRFMMMLKKKLKSLDANTTSNQKSSKSQLESDDFLNKYGDKVVRQYMLENPELNKVLDNPLKFEGKDSDETPTEGDASKVTGRVAVLSVKEQEKFYSEVIERYNDYIEYLKQADEYDLEVEILDLKAVSLEKRVVIAGKGGRSVFGNDTFLEKCDCNVLKKPYGKPELEKLIKKSLNGKHPDSISEETIAAHEKYVQSKLNEDLKELENKYKDLIADVPNEKAYQKIAVFDKAAQKAFIEERTDELETAKRESISRTKTQSENRKTYLNGFFRFFKVGHGYHYPALSFETTSTDNAYCIFLGFDINTKRSNPYAPSAVKLRFAIADSRKYIVLASSGDTAKEIERIQARSFQLSTSQKENLIDKWDEAIKGFTLDRQTRYIVTGNILQGAADFSGKLVSFTTKGKGIQKGILMSEAWSPDNNDNKANSYVVAPIAKLQKHILSLRSGASIATENKISFIRHHDDTFKIIMPKTKSHIPIYTDKEVLKLLVNNRDGFEMISGNMKASVTTDKMPKLLQVLGERFSLSVKIPRHYYDEYLEKGTKPSNSNDSLTQEAMKMFETDKKAFPQKLAMQKHTATKSKSVSIDTSKNIKLIKLRAKAILIKQKQLRNVAGFGGHPKIKTIL encoded by the coding sequence ATGAAGTCAGATATTAAGATAGAAAAGAACAGCATATCGGTAAAGTTCACTATTATACCACCCTCGCACATTTCATCCCGATTGATTGAACTTGGTTTTAGGACCAGGGACAACAAAGTATTTGTCCGCACTCAAAAGTTGGCACAAAACGAACATGAGTACCTGCAAGGTATGTTCGGACATAAAGGTTTAGGAATGGCTTACATTCCAACAGCCGAAAAAGGATTCATCCTTGACACCACCGTTCCCGATTCAATGGGACATGAAATGCACATCGCTATTCGTAAAATCAAGAAGAATATTGGGATGCCACTTTTTGATTATGTGGCTCGCAAACTGGATTACGACAATGACGAATTGGTTAAGTCGCTTTCGTGCGAACAAATTGATGCAGTATCTCTGGCCATCTACAACATTGAAAAACGGAATCAAGGCATTATCGTTGGCGACCAAACAGGAATTGGCAAAGGACGAACCGCAGCAGCTTTAATCCGCTACGGTGTTAAATCAGGGCTGCAACCTATTTTCTTATCAGAAAAACCCAACCTTTTTACCGATTTGTACCGTGATTTATCAGACATTGGTAGTTCTTCTTTAGTTCCATTTATCGTAAATGCGAAGGAAAGTAAAACCAATATCAAGGATAAAAACGGAGAAGTGATTTATACGGCTCCCGAAAAACCAACTCAAGAACGCATCATTAAAAGTCAAAGTGTACCGCATAGTTACAACTTTGTTTGTGCTACTTATTCGCAATTTAACCAACCTAAGAAACCTGCAAAACAACAGCTTTTAACTTCGGTTTCAAATGGCAACATCATCATTATGGATGAAGCGCATAATGCTTCTGGAAGCTCCAATACAGGAGAGTTCATGCAAGATGTGTTGCGCCAAACAAAAGGTGTTTGTTTCTTATCTGCCACCTTTGCTAAACGTCCTGATAACATGCCCATCTATGCGCAAAAGACATCCATGAGCGATGCCAATATGAGTAAGGAGGACTTGGTAGAAGCCATCACAAAAGGCGGTGTGGCATTGCAAGAAGTATTGGCTGCGCAATTGGTTTCTGAAGGGCAAATGATTAGGCGTGAACGCTCCTTTGAAGGTGTGGAAGTCAACTACATTGAGCTAAAGGAAAAAGCCAAAGAGCAAGCTGATATTGCTGATAAAGTAACCTCCATCATTCGTGACATTATAGGTTTTCAGGAAAAGTACATCAACAAACAAGTAAAGGAACTTGATGGAATTGCAGCAGCCGAAAGTAAAGAAGTAGCTACCCGAAAAGGAACAGAAAAAGCTGGCGTTGATAATATTCCCTACTTCTCAAAAGTATTCAATGTTATCAACCAATTGCTTTTTAGTCTGAATGCTGCCGATGTTGCCGACCATGCCATCATGCGTTTGAAAGAGGGTAAAAAGCCAATCATTGCTTTCGCATCTACAATGGGCAGTTTCCTTGAAGGAATGGCAAAGCCAGATGATGTGATTAATGGCGATTTCTCAACGGTTTTAGAGAAAGGATTAGATTCTGTGCTTCGTTATACCGAAAAGGATATTGACGGAGAAAGTGAGGGCAAAACCTTTAATGTATCTGACTTATCGGAAGAAGCTCAATATGCTTATCGTGATATTTTAAAACGTATCGAACAGGCTTCGACAGGCATTACCATTAGTCCGCTCGATTTAATCATTCAGAAAATTAAAGAAGCCGGATATACCGTTGGCGAAGTGACAGGACGAAAGCTTTGCGTTCAATACAACTCCACCAAAAAGAACAACACTACGGCATTGGTTTTAAGTCGGAAAAAGGAAAACACATCCGATTTGTTTCGTCAGTACAACGACAATGAGCTTGACTGTTTATTGATTAATCAGAGTGGTTCTACAGGAGCTTCGGCACATGCCATTGTCACCGATAAAGTAGCTGCAAAAGATGTGAAGCAGCGTGTAATGGTCATACTCCAACCAGAACTGAATATCAATACCGAGATTCAAAAGCGTGGGCGTATTAATCGTACAGGGCAAATAATGAAACCGATTTACGATTACATTATTTCATCCATTCCGGCACAAAAGAGGTTTATGATGATGCTTAAAAAGAAGCTGAAATCATTGGATGCCAATACCACATCGAACCAAAAGAGCAGTAAATCACAATTAGAATCGGACGACTTTTTAAATAAGTACGGTGACAAGGTAGTTCGTCAATACATGTTGGAAAATCCCGAACTAAATAAAGTATTGGATAACCCCTTGAAATTTGAGGGTAAAGACAGCGATGAAACACCAACCGAAGGCGATGCTTCAAAAGTGACTGGACGAGTAGCGGTTCTTTCTGTTAAGGAACAAGAGAAGTTTTATAGTGAGGTAATTGAGCGTTATAACGATTATATCGAGTACCTCAAGCAAGCCGATGAATACGACCTTGAAGTGGAAATTCTCGACCTAAAAGCAGTATCACTTGAAAAGCGTGTGGTGATTGCAGGTAAAGGCGGTCGCTCTGTTTTTGGAAATGATACTTTCTTGGAGAAGTGCGACTGCAATGTACTAAAGAAACCTTACGGCAAGCCTGAACTGGAAAAGCTCATCAAAAAGAGCCTGAATGGGAAACACCCTGATAGCATTTCTGAAGAAACCATTGCAGCTCACGAAAAGTATGTTCAAAGCAAGTTAAATGAGGATTTAAAGGAGCTTGAAAACAAGTACAAAGATTTAATTGCTGATGTTCCCAATGAAAAGGCATATCAGAAAATTGCTGTATTTGATAAGGCAGCTCAAAAGGCATTTATCGAAGAACGCACTGATGAATTGGAGACAGCAAAAAGAGAATCCATTTCGAGAACAAAAACGCAAAGTGAAAACCGAAAAACATACCTGAATGGTTTCTTTCGTTTCTTCAAAGTAGGTCATGGTTACCATTACCCTGCTCTTAGTTTTGAAACAACAAGTACCGATAATGCTTACTGTATTTTCCTTGGTTTTGACATCAATACTAAACGTAGCAATCCTTATGCACCATCTGCCGTAAAGCTTCGTTTTGCCATTGCCGATAGTCGCAAATACATTGTATTGGCTTCGTCGGGCGATACTGCCAAAGAGATTGAGCGCATTCAAGCACGAAGTTTTCAGTTAAGCACAAGCCAAAAAGAAAACTTGATTGATAAATGGGATGAAGCGATTAAGGGCTTTACTCTGGACAGACAAACTCGTTACATTGTAACAGGAAATATTCTACAAGGTGCTGCTGATTTTTCGGGCAAACTGGTAAGCTTTACCACCAAAGGCAAAGGTATTCAAAAGGGTATTTTAATGTCCGAAGCATGGTCGCCCGATAATAACGACAATAAGGCAAACAGCTATGTGGTTGCGCCAATAGCAAAACTTCAAAAACACATTCTTAGTCTTAGAAGTGGGGCAAGTATAGCCACCGAAAACAAGATTTCTTTTATACGGCATCACGATGATACCTTTAAAATCATCATGCCCAAAACCAAGAGTCACATTCCAATTTATACAGATAAGGAAGTACTTAAACTATTGGTCAATAACCGGGATGGTTTTGAAATGATTTCGGGCAATATGAAAGCATCGGTTACAACCGATAAAATGCCAAAACTATTGCAAGTGCTTGGAGAGCGGTTCAGCTTATCAGTAAAGATACCACGCCACTACTACGATGAGTATTTGGAGAAAGGCACAAAACCGTCCAACTCCAACGATAGCCTTACCCAAGAGGCAATGAAAATGTTTGAGACGGATAAAAAAGCTTTTCCTCAAAAATTGGCAATGCAAAAACATACCGCAACCAAAAGTAAATCTGTAAGCATCGACACATCCAAGAACATCAAGCTGATTAAACTTCGTGCAAAAGCCATTTTGATAAAGCAAAAGCAGTTGCGCAATGTGGCAGGTTTTGGTGGTCATCCTAAAATCAAAACCATCCTATGA